From one Anoplolepis gracilipes chromosome 8, ASM4749672v1, whole genome shotgun sequence genomic stretch:
- the LOC140668913 gene encoding epimerase family protein SDR39U1 isoform X2 — protein sequence MALKHVVIGGGTGFIGSQLIKSLSLEGVSCTCISRMPGPNRISWNDLERCGLPETTSAVINVTGQNILDPMQRWSPGFKQNVRNSRVKTTKALADAIKSTKATVFATISGVAYYKPNDTVYTEENKCEPYDFLSRLTHDWEEAAKLSNDCNIRQVTIRSGVVLGKNGGMIKQIYLPFFLGLGGPIGTGNQYMPWIHITDLVNMFIFALKNSNVHGILNGVAPQLITNREFTKAFAIAMRRPAVIPLPSFVLQILFSEERAKIMLEGQKVVPKHVTEIGFQYQYPNIESAYLSRCSARNMTTAEATMENSRRVAHL from the exons ATGGCTTTAAAACACGTAGTAATCG gTGGTGGTACTGGCTTCATAGGCTCACAGCTGATAAAATCACTGAGTCTCGAGGGTGTATCTTGCACATGTATCTCTCGAATGCCAGGGCCAAATAGAATATCATGG aatgattTAGAACGTTGTGGTCTGCCAGAGACTACATCAGCTGTCATCAATGTTACCGGCCAGAATATACTTGATCCTATGCAAAGGTGGTCGCCAGGCTTCAAGCAAAATGTCAGGAATAGTAGGGTAAAGACAACAAAGGCTCTAGCAGATGCCATAAAGAGTACCAAAGCTACAGTTTTCGCAACTATATCAGGAGTCGCATACTATAAGCCTAATGACACTGTGTATACAGAAGAGAACAAATGCGAGCCCTATGATTTTCTCTCAa GACTTACTCACGATTGGGAGGAAGcggcaaaattatcaaatgatTGCAATATTAGACAAGTGACAATAAGGTCCGGAGTTGTATTAGGAAAAAATGGTGGCATGAtcaagcaaatatatttacctTTCTTTCTTGGTCTTGGAGGACCAATAGGAACGGGAAATCAGTACATGCCCTGGATACATATTACTGACTTAGTTAACATGTTTATATTTGCACTGAAAAATAGCAATGTGCATGGTATATTAAATGGAGTTGCACCTCag CTTATAACAAATAGAGAATTTACAAAAGCATTTGCAATAGCAATGAGAAGACCTGCAGTGATACCTCTTCCAAGTTTTGttctacaaatattattcagtGAAGAACGAGCAAAA ATTATGTTGGAAGGACAGAAAGTTGTACCAAAGCATGTTACAGAGATAGGATTTCAATATCAGTATCCGAACATCGAAAGTGCAT
- the LOC140668913 gene encoding epimerase family protein SDR39U1 isoform X1 encodes MALKHVVIGGGTGFIGSQLIKSLSLEGVSCTCISRMPGPNRISWNDLERCGLPETTSAVINVTGQNILDPMQRWSPGFKQNVRNSRVKTTKALADAIKSTKATVFATISGVAYYKPNDTVYTEENKCEPYDFLSRLTHDWEEAAKLSNDCNIRQVTIRSGVVLGKNGGMIKQIYLPFFLGLGGPIGTGNQYMPWIHITDLVNMFIFALKNSNVHGILNGVAPQLITNREFTKAFAIAMRRPAVIPLPSFVLQILFSEERAKIMLEGQKVVPKHVTEIGFQYQYPNIESAFVGKHVLGHFCKYSSESEESNNRSDGSIKEKSRFSSRLMFKK; translated from the exons ATGGCTTTAAAACACGTAGTAATCG gTGGTGGTACTGGCTTCATAGGCTCACAGCTGATAAAATCACTGAGTCTCGAGGGTGTATCTTGCACATGTATCTCTCGAATGCCAGGGCCAAATAGAATATCATGG aatgattTAGAACGTTGTGGTCTGCCAGAGACTACATCAGCTGTCATCAATGTTACCGGCCAGAATATACTTGATCCTATGCAAAGGTGGTCGCCAGGCTTCAAGCAAAATGTCAGGAATAGTAGGGTAAAGACAACAAAGGCTCTAGCAGATGCCATAAAGAGTACCAAAGCTACAGTTTTCGCAACTATATCAGGAGTCGCATACTATAAGCCTAATGACACTGTGTATACAGAAGAGAACAAATGCGAGCCCTATGATTTTCTCTCAa GACTTACTCACGATTGGGAGGAAGcggcaaaattatcaaatgatTGCAATATTAGACAAGTGACAATAAGGTCCGGAGTTGTATTAGGAAAAAATGGTGGCATGAtcaagcaaatatatttacctTTCTTTCTTGGTCTTGGAGGACCAATAGGAACGGGAAATCAGTACATGCCCTGGATACATATTACTGACTTAGTTAACATGTTTATATTTGCACTGAAAAATAGCAATGTGCATGGTATATTAAATGGAGTTGCACCTCag CTTATAACAAATAGAGAATTTACAAAAGCATTTGCAATAGCAATGAGAAGACCTGCAGTGATACCTCTTCCAAGTTTTGttctacaaatattattcagtGAAGAACGAGCAAAA ATTATGTTGGAAGGACAGAAAGTTGTACCAAAGCATGTTACAGAGATAGGATTTCAATATCAGTATCCGAACATCGAAAGTGCAT TTGTAGGTAAACACGTTCTTGGACACTTTTGCAAATACTCTTCAGAATCGGAAGAAAGTAATAATCGGTCTGATGGATCAATCAAGGAAAAGTCGAGATTTTCAAGCCGACTCATGTTCAAGAAATAG
- the LOC140668913 gene encoding epimerase family protein SDR39U1 isoform X4, with protein sequence MALKHVVIGGGTGFIGSQLIKSLSLEGVSCTCISRMPGPNRISWNDLERCGLPETTSAVINVTGQNILDPMQRWSPGFKQNVRNSRVKTTKALADAIKSTKATVFATISGVAYYKPNDTVYTEENKCEPYDFLSRLTHDWEEAAKLSNDCNIRQVTIRSGVVLGKNGGMIKQIYLPFFLGLGGPIGTGNQYMPWIHITDLVNMFIFALKNSNVHGILNGVAPQLITNREFTKAFAIAMRRPAVIPLPSFVLQILFSEERAKIMLEGQKVVPKHVTEIGFQYQYPNIESASKQ encoded by the exons ATGGCTTTAAAACACGTAGTAATCG gTGGTGGTACTGGCTTCATAGGCTCACAGCTGATAAAATCACTGAGTCTCGAGGGTGTATCTTGCACATGTATCTCTCGAATGCCAGGGCCAAATAGAATATCATGG aatgattTAGAACGTTGTGGTCTGCCAGAGACTACATCAGCTGTCATCAATGTTACCGGCCAGAATATACTTGATCCTATGCAAAGGTGGTCGCCAGGCTTCAAGCAAAATGTCAGGAATAGTAGGGTAAAGACAACAAAGGCTCTAGCAGATGCCATAAAGAGTACCAAAGCTACAGTTTTCGCAACTATATCAGGAGTCGCATACTATAAGCCTAATGACACTGTGTATACAGAAGAGAACAAATGCGAGCCCTATGATTTTCTCTCAa GACTTACTCACGATTGGGAGGAAGcggcaaaattatcaaatgatTGCAATATTAGACAAGTGACAATAAGGTCCGGAGTTGTATTAGGAAAAAATGGTGGCATGAtcaagcaaatatatttacctTTCTTTCTTGGTCTTGGAGGACCAATAGGAACGGGAAATCAGTACATGCCCTGGATACATATTACTGACTTAGTTAACATGTTTATATTTGCACTGAAAAATAGCAATGTGCATGGTATATTAAATGGAGTTGCACCTCag CTTATAACAAATAGAGAATTTACAAAAGCATTTGCAATAGCAATGAGAAGACCTGCAGTGATACCTCTTCCAAGTTTTGttctacaaatattattcagtGAAGAACGAGCAAAA ATTATGTTGGAAGGACAGAAAGTTGTACCAAAGCATGTTACAGAGATAGGATTTCAATATCAGTATCCGAACATCGAAAGTGCAT CCAAGCAGTAA
- the LOC140668913 gene encoding epimerase family protein SDR39U1 isoform X3: MALKHVVIGGGTGFIGSQLIKSLSLEGVSCTCISRMPGPNRISWNDLERCGLPETTSAVINVTGQNILDPMQRWSPGFKQNVRNSRVKTTKALADAIKSTKATVFATISGVAYYKPNDTVYTEENKCEPYDFLSRLTHDWEEAAKLSNDCNIRQVTIRSGVVLGKNGGMIKQIYLPFFLGLGGPIGTGNQYMPWIHITDLVNMFIFALKNSNVHGILNGVAPQLITNREFTKAFAIAMRRPAVIPLPSFVLQILFSEERAKIMLEGQKVVPKHVTEIGFQYQYPNIESACKQLVA; encoded by the exons ATGGCTTTAAAACACGTAGTAATCG gTGGTGGTACTGGCTTCATAGGCTCACAGCTGATAAAATCACTGAGTCTCGAGGGTGTATCTTGCACATGTATCTCTCGAATGCCAGGGCCAAATAGAATATCATGG aatgattTAGAACGTTGTGGTCTGCCAGAGACTACATCAGCTGTCATCAATGTTACCGGCCAGAATATACTTGATCCTATGCAAAGGTGGTCGCCAGGCTTCAAGCAAAATGTCAGGAATAGTAGGGTAAAGACAACAAAGGCTCTAGCAGATGCCATAAAGAGTACCAAAGCTACAGTTTTCGCAACTATATCAGGAGTCGCATACTATAAGCCTAATGACACTGTGTATACAGAAGAGAACAAATGCGAGCCCTATGATTTTCTCTCAa GACTTACTCACGATTGGGAGGAAGcggcaaaattatcaaatgatTGCAATATTAGACAAGTGACAATAAGGTCCGGAGTTGTATTAGGAAAAAATGGTGGCATGAtcaagcaaatatatttacctTTCTTTCTTGGTCTTGGAGGACCAATAGGAACGGGAAATCAGTACATGCCCTGGATACATATTACTGACTTAGTTAACATGTTTATATTTGCACTGAAAAATAGCAATGTGCATGGTATATTAAATGGAGTTGCACCTCag CTTATAACAAATAGAGAATTTACAAAAGCATTTGCAATAGCAATGAGAAGACCTGCAGTGATACCTCTTCCAAGTTTTGttctacaaatattattcagtGAAGAACGAGCAAAA ATTATGTTGGAAGGACAGAAAGTTGTACCAAAGCATGTTACAGAGATAGGATTTCAATATCAGTATCCGAACATCGAAAGTGCATGTAAGCAACttgttgcataa
- the Med10 gene encoding mediator of RNA polymerase II transcription subunit 10, translated as MASALENLEAQLELFIENVRQIRIIVSDFQPQGQNVLNQKIQGLVNGLQEIDKLKSQVQDVHVPLEVFDYIDQGRNPQLYTKDCIEKALTKNEQVKGKIDAYRKFKANMLVELNRVFPNELAKYRAIRGDE; from the exons ATGGCATCCGCCTTGGAGAATTTGGAGGCTCAACTAGAGCTATTTATCGAAAATGTGCGACAAATACGTATTATAGTGAGCGATTTTCAGCCACAAGGACAAAATGTACTGAATCAGAAAAT acaagGATTAGTCAACGGCTTACAGGAGATTGATAAGCTAAAATCTCAGGTACAAGATGTCCATGTTCCATTAGAAGTATTTGA TTACATTGACCAAGGAAGAAATCCTCAATTGTATACCAAAGACTGTATAGAGAAGGCTTTGACAAAGAATGAACAAGTCAAGGGAAAGATTGATGCCTATAGGAAATTCAAGGCAAATATGTTAGTGGAATTAAATCGAGTTTTTCCGAATGAATTAGCCAAGTATAGAGCAATTCGCGGAGATGAATAA